Below is a genomic region from Virgibacillus dokdonensis.
GTACTTACAATATTCGTCCCAGGCGCAACAACATCTGGTTTAATATTCCAATTAATAGTGACTGGCCCTCTTGAACTAAATGGGGCAATAGAAGAAGCTTTGTTTTCGTATTTCGTATCTAAGTGAAGACGATCTGACTGTAAATATTCTTCCAACCACGCACCATCCTGCTTCGATATAGTAGCAACCGGAATCTGAACAGCATTTTTTGCAGTAGATACATCCCCGTGTAGAGGTCCTTCTTCATTGTTTGCAATAATCACGGCTTTAGCACCTGCAGCTTGAGCTTGTTCCACTTTTTCTACAAAAGGAGTTTCATCTCGTTGAAAGAGAGCTATCTTCCCTTTTACATTTGCACCTTTGTTTGCATGCTTAATGGGATAAAATGTATCAAGCAGCCACGACGGTGCGCCTGCCATTTCTTGTATAGAAATACGCTTATCCTCCCATCGAGCATATAAATACGGGACTTGTTGTTGATGACTGGCAGCACCAACGGATAATGCGTGATTTGCTGTCGCAGGTGAGCCAACAGTCCATCCCCCAGGCCCTGCATTCCCATTCGCTATAACAACAGCAACACCTAATTCAGCAGCTTTATTTACAGCTACACTTGTCGGGTAATCTGGCCCATTCACTTGATTACCTAAAGACAAATTAATGATATCCACATCATCTTTTATCGCCTGCTCCATAGCAGCAATCACCTGTACCGAAGTACCACTTCCTCCTGGACCTAACGCGCGATAACCGTATAACTCAGCATCAGGGGCTACGCCTTTTAAATTTCCGTTAGCAGCAATAATGCCAGCAACATGCGTACCGTGTAATGTCGGTTTTCCTTGTTGCGGCTTTGTTTCCATCGGATCATTATCTAAATCAACTACATCATACCCTGATTTGTAATTCGTCTGTAAATCTGGATGGTTATAATCTATTCCAGTATCAATCACGCCCACTTTAACACCTTTACCCGTATATGTTGTATTATTTAAATCAAAAGGAAAAATGGCGTTTTTATCGTTCGGTTGGTTCAATTGGTTCGTTGTTGTTTCATATTTATGAACGGAGTGAACGGTTTTCACAAACTCTAGCGACCCCATTCGCTCCAGTTGTCTTTTATCTCCCTTTAAAGCAAGACCGTTAAACAATTCTGTATACACTGCCACCACTTGAATAGAGGGATAATGATTCTCCAAAAACAATTGATGATCTTTTGGATTACCTTTTACTTCAATAATAACTGCTTTTTCATTCATTTCTTGCTTCTCTTTCAACTGTTCTCCTGAGCTAGTAACACCTATAGAAATAAATGTCATTATCACGACAATCATACTAATAATCATTATTCGTACACGCATAGC
It encodes:
- a CDS encoding S8 family serine peptidase, whose protein sequence is MRVRIMIISMIVVIMTFISIGVTSSGEQLKEKQEMNEKAVIIEVKGNPKDHQLFLENHYPSIQVVAVYTELFNGLALKGDKRQLERMGSLEFVKTVHSVHKYETTTNQLNQPNDKNAIFPFDLNNTTYTGKGVKVGVIDTGIDYNHPDLQTNYKSGYDVVDLDNDPMETKPQQGKPTLHGTHVAGIIAANGNLKGVAPDAELYGYRALGPGGSGTSVQVIAAMEQAIKDDVDIINLSLGNQVNGPDYPTSVAVNKAAELGVAVVIANGNAGPGGWTVGSPATANHALSVGAASHQQQVPYLYARWEDKRISIQEMAGAPSWLLDTFYPIKHANKGANVKGKIALFQRDETPFVEKVEQAQAAGAKAVIIANNEEGPLHGDVSTAKNAVQIPVATISKQDGAWLEEYLQSDRLHLDTKYENKASSIAPFSSRGPVTINWNIKPDVVAPGTNIVSTVPGGYQALQGTSMAAPHVSGVIALIKEARPEWTNQQIYGAIKTTALRMEVNQKPLHPTIQGMGLIQPKEAIEAGTIIDDPQLTFGKVQGNSEVKNEQIIIENRTKEEQTYYFDIPCKQRGISWNLPQAVTIPANEKKQLSIGARITSQQLEEGVHQGWLTLKQSSTVHHLPYLFVNQNADNPKAMGFEFALEPLSNDTFSYHYYMTEPATKVQVNLYDPDTLVFDRQLIEDTDVAVGMNEGELNARKVGKAGFYYAVVSVELNTGENASYETMIYVPPK